The Desulfonatronospira thiodismutans ASO3-1 region TTAGAGGTGGAGAGCGAAATGAAGGTACGCACGTATTCACGCTATACCCTGCGGGCAATAAGCCTGCTTGCAACGCTTATAAAAACCGGCAGGCTCGAAAAGCGCATAAAGACACAGGAGCTGGCTGAACGAGCCGGTATTTCCCGAGATCTGCTATATCGTATAGAAAAAGGGGATCCCAGGGTCGAACTTGGAGTAGCCCTTGAAGTTGCGGCCATTGTTGGCGTGCCTCTTTTCTCGGCAGATGTGAGCGAGATCGAGGAACGAAGCAAGCAGGCATCAGAAAAATTGGCACTACTCCCCAGGGCTGTCCGCAATCGCCAAATGAAAGCAAATGATGATTTCTAAGGCGGGCTTTGCCCGCAACCCAATAAAGAAAAGAACTTTTTTGACAGGATTAACAGGATTAAGAGATTGATTAAGAGAAAAACATTTTTGTCCTGGCTCCCAGTTTAATGCCCTTCGGGCTTGCTCTGCGAGCAATTAAACGGGACAGGCGGAAGCCAGGCCAAAAGGTAATCACTCCAGCACTCACTTTTTTCCGGCACTCATGAATGCCGGAAGAAAGTGAGTGCTGGATGGTAAATTCAGTCAGCGGCATCAGGCCGGTGGCTGATTATCCTAACCATCCTGTTAATCCTGCCTAAGTTTCTTGTTTTTTATGACAGGTTTCAGGAGTAAGTCACTAAAAGCTCAAAAAACGATACACAGAATGAGGTTTATGTCTGGATCTGGCTTCCGAATCAAACTCATCCTGTAGTAGCTGGACGTCTGGCGTCCACAGCCCAGGGCCTCCAGTTCAATTATGGCCGAAGTTATCTGGAGAGAACAGATGCCATTCCCATTTATCTGCCGGAATTGCCTCTGCAGCCCGGGGTGCTGCCTTTGCCCCCGGGGCTTTCCATGCCCGGCAGTTTGCTATATGATATCTGCCCCCAACTCCGCACCGGACAGGAGGCAACCCAGGCCATGTTGATTTCAGGACACAATCGTTTCAGCCGGTTAGATGTTTGCAGAGATGCTGCACAACAGTTTCTTCTTTCAAAAACAGAAGCTCAGACCATCATGGATCACCAGATAGAAACCATCCATCAATATTGGAATCCGGTCTGCGAAGAAGCTGAATTGCCTCAAGCAGATAAAAACCTGTTGTGGTCAAGACAGTTCTTAAACCCATATTCCATTTGACTACAGCATTCTCTGCAGGTAGCCATTCAGGGGATCCTCGGTGGTGATTACTGGCACGAGGCCTGGGGACTGTCCCTCGCTAAGTACCGGCTGTGCTGGTACACAAAACTTCGCGTCTGTAATTTTTGTAATTGTGCGTAAAAGGTGTCGCGGGGACTGTCCCCTGGCCGGTTCCGGCATCCCCTGAATGGTTACCTCTGCAGCTTGTTCCGCACCAGGGTTACGCGGGGACTGTCCTCAGTCACGCCAGAGGCGTGATTCCGCCCCCCCCTGATTGCTTACCACAGATTCAGGTTCCACAAAAAGTGTTGGCCACCACTTCTTCAGGCCGGGGAGGCAAGGTATAGCTTTTGAAACCCTCCTGCTCCAGGTAAGGATTCTTCAGAAGCTCATTCATTTCATGAAAAAGGCTGAAATCGCCCTGATTGGCGGCCTCAATTATCTCCTCAATCTTGTGATTGCGAGGAATGAACACCGGATTGTGCTCATTCATCATTTTTTTTATCTCTTCCGGGTCCAGTCCCTGCTGCATAATCCTTCTGCGCCACCTGTCACAGAAATCCTTTAATTCATTACCGGGACTGAACCACCCTGGATAACTGCCCGAGTTTACAAGCTCTGCAAGATTTCTGAAGCTCTGCGTATAGTCCAGCTTTTCCCTCTCCAGGTAGTGCAGCCAGTCTTTGACCAGTTCTTTGTCCTGCTCCCCGGGATGATCAAATATACCCAGCTTGCAGCACATTTTTTCATGGGCCCTGCGCTCCAGAAATGCCTGAGTGCTCATCAGCTCATTTTCCAGAATGCGCACAGCTTCATTACTATCCTGAGGCATAAGCGGCAAAAGGCATTCCCCCAGCCGGGAAAGATTCCAGAGTACTATGGGCATCTGGTTGGAATATGCATAACGCCCGCCCTGGTCGATAAAACTGTACACCCGGTCATGGCTGAACTCATCCATAAAGGCGCACGGTCCGTAGTCTATGGTTTCTCCGGCCACGGACATGTTATCCGTATTCATAACTCCATGGATAAAGCCCAGGGCCATCCAGCCGCTGACCAGCTCAGCCTGCAGCCGCCCTACTTTTGCAAGAAAAAGTACAGGGGCGTCTGGTTCACCTTTGATTTCGGGATAGTGCCTTTGAATGGTATAATCCAGAAGGGTTTTCAGGCTTTCATGGTCCTGCCTGGAAGCAAAATACTCAAAGGTGCCGATGCGGATATGGCTTGAAGCAACCCGGGTCAGGACCGCTCCGGGCAAGGCTTTGTCCCGGTAGACCTGCTCGCCGGTCAGAACAGCCGCCAGGGACCTGGATGTGGGCAGCCCCAGGTGATGCATGGCCTCACTTACCAGGTATTCCCGCAAAACCGGACCCAGGGGGGCTTTGCCGTCCCCGCCCCGGGAAAAAGGGGTTCGGCCTGAGCCTTTAAGCTGCAGATCAAAACGCTGTCCCCTGGAATTTACCACTTCCCCCAGCAGAAGCGCCCTGCCGTCTCCCAGGCTGGGCACAAAGCTTCCGAACTGATGTCCGGCATAAGCCAGGGCAATGGGATCAGCACCCGGCAACTGCCTGTTGCCGGAAAAGCAATCAGCAATCTCTTCTTCCGAATATTGCAAGTTCTCCCAGCCTAATTCATCAGCCAGATCACTGTTCCAACTGATGAGCCGGGGAGCAGGGACCCTGGCCGCTGCCACCCTGGCATAAAAATCTTCCGGCAACCCGGCATAACTATTATCAAATCTAAACATATGGTTTTCCTTGTGACAGGTTTAAGGTTTATTTATATGGATTATGGCATAAGGATTATGGGTCAAATTCAGTGACTTACTCCTGAAACACTGCCATTAAAAACAAGAACCACGCTAAGAAGCGTGGCAGGCCTTAGACAGGATTAACAGGATGGATAGGATAATCAGCCACCGGCCTGATGCCGCTGACTGAATTTACCATCCAGCACTCACTTTCTTCCGGCATTCATGAGTGCCGGAAAAAAGTGAGTGCTGGAGTGATTACCTTTTGGCCTGGCTTCCGCCTGTCCCGTTTAATTGCTCGCAGAGCAAGCCCGAAGGGCATTAAACTGGGAGCCAGGACAAAAATGTTTTTCTCTTAATCAATCTCTTAATCTATGCCTGCCACGCTTCTTTGGCGTGGTTAATCCTGTCAAAAACTCTTTTATTTATTGGGTTGCGGGCAAAGCCCGCCTTAGTTTTGACTGATGCACATCTGATCCATATCCCTGCTATCAATAATAATAACTTTTTCCATTTAAGCAAGTTTTTAACGGTTAATGACCTGCCTACCCCGCAAACCCTGTCACAAAAATATAAACTTCAAGGGATAGACGGAGAGCCAGCGCCCGGCAATTCTTCACACTTTGCGTCAAGCGCGAAATGTGAAGATGATGTAACTTGTGAGATACCTGCCTGGAGGGACGGTATGAAAGAAAGGCGTTACCAGCTTTTCGGACAGGTAACCTTGCATGGCTCCGACACCCCATGAATGGTTACAAGCCCCAGAACAAGAAACATGAGTGTCAGTGCAATGCCGTACTGCAAATGTCTGGAGTGGGCGGAAACCAGGTCCGGCATGAAAAAAATCAGTCAGTGGAATGTAACCCAAAAGAGAGGAGACGGTAACACAAGTTTCGCAAAAACATGGTACTTGATCAACCATTCTTGGGGTCAAGAGCTGGTATACCTTAATGCGTAAGTAAACATGCTTTAAAACCTCCTGATTTTTAAAGCGGTTCACTGCACCTCATGCAAACTGCCCGGCACCTCTTGAATCGGCACGTTAAGCAGTTCAGCTTACCTGGCCCCAGGAAATCAGCTTCTCATGCGGGTGCCGGGCAACCATTCTGCAGCAGGTAAATATTATTGTATTTACATTATCCTGCAGTCTCATGAAAAATAACCGGCAGCTGCACATAAAACACAGAGCCCTGGCCTGGAGAACTTTCCGCCCAGATCCTGCCTTTGTGCATACTTACAAATTCCCTGCTGAGGACCATGCCCAGACCGGTGCCCTTTTCGCCGTTTGTGCCATTACGCCTGGTCTTTTTTTCCGGTCTGAACAATCCGGAAAGGGTTTTCTGATCCATGCCTATGCCGTTATCCCTGACAACAACTTCAGCCACACCGTTATGTTGCCTGCAGGACATCTGTATAAGGCCGTTTTCCGGGGTAAACTTGAGTGCATTAAAGACCAGATTGCGAAACACCGCCTGAAGCATATTCTTATCAGCTACAATCTCAATTTCATGGACAACACGTGATTCCACCTTGATGCCCTTTTGCCTGGCCGGCCCGGAGGCAAGGCTGGCATTATTTTTCAAAAGATCGCTCAATAATATGCGCTCAGGCATAAAACTGAGCTCTCCTCTCTGCATCAGAGACCACTGCAGGATATTTTCCAGCAACATATACTGATTTTCAGCGCACTCTTGCATATCCTTGAGCGCAACCTGGAGTTCCTCCCTGGTAAAGCTGTCAATGTCTTCCACCATCATTCGAAGAAAACTCAAAAAACCTGCTAGAGGAGCTTTGAGGTCGTGGGCCAGAATGGAAAAAAATCTGTCCCTTTGCTCGATCCTGGCCTTCAGTCTGTCAGTTTCCGTAGTTATTTTTTGGGTTTCCTGACCACGACGGATAAACAAGAAACGCGATCCATTGCCCTGGCCTGGGCAAGCAAAATTGCCTGTCTGATTCAACATAGACTTCCTCCAAAGAAGTTGAGGTTTCGTGCCAAAATTTTCGTGATTCAGACATCATTAAATATCCTTTCTTTTACATTTCTATTACCAGAAAATTTCTTTTTTACACCTTTCATCCCTCTACATTCAAACAGTCTTGTCTCAACATCTTAACCTCCATGTCATTATCCGAACATAAGCAAGATATACCAACCTGAGTGAATGATTTGTAGAGCCACTATCTGGTCAGACTGAATTTTCAAATAACTTGCGGGGACCGCCGGAAAAGGAGGGTTTTATGGAAAAATTTACCAGTGTGGACATGCATGTTCACTCCAGGCATTCCACCAGGCCATCACAATGGGGCCTGCAAAAGCTTGGATGCTCCGAAAGCTATACCGGGCCTGAATTCATCTACAAAAGACTCAGGGACAAAGGCATGGACCTGGTGACCATCACCGACCACAACTGCATAGACGGTTGCCTGGAAATAGCACACAAAGACGGCGTGTTTGTCAGTGAGGAAATTACCGCTCATTTTCCAGACGACGGATGCAAGGTCCACGTCCTGGCTTATGATATCAGTGAAGAACAGCACAGCCGGATACAGGAAATCAGGTTCAACATCTTTGAACTGGTCAGCTATCTTCAAACCGAGGATATTCTACATGCAGCAGCTCATCCACTTTTTTCAGTCAACGGCAAGATGAGCTACGAAAACTTCGAAAGGCTGCTGCTTCTTTTCAAGATTATGGAGTGCAATGGGGCCAGGGATAAAACCCAGAACGAGGCTCTGGAGTTTATTCTGGATAATCTCTGCCCGCTGGATTTCGAATACCTGCAGAACAAATACGATTTGAAAGCAGCGGGAAATAAACCCTGGGAAAAGAGCATAATCGGTGGATCCGACGATCACAGCTCTCTGAATATCGGCCGGATGTTTACCAGGGTACCCGGCAATCATAACCTGAAAAAATTCCTGGAGCAGGTAAATAAAGGGTGCTCTAATGCCTGGGGAACACCATCAACCCCTAAAACCATGGCCCACAACCTTTACTCAATTGGTTATCAGTTCTGTAAGC contains the following coding sequences:
- a CDS encoding protein adenylyltransferase SelO, whose protein sequence is MFRFDNSYAGLPEDFYARVAAARVPAPRLISWNSDLADELGWENLQYSEEEIADCFSGNRQLPGADPIALAYAGHQFGSFVPSLGDGRALLLGEVVNSRGQRFDLQLKGSGRTPFSRGGDGKAPLGPVLREYLVSEAMHHLGLPTSRSLAAVLTGEQVYRDKALPGAVLTRVASSHIRIGTFEYFASRQDHESLKTLLDYTIQRHYPEIKGEPDAPVLFLAKVGRLQAELVSGWMALGFIHGVMNTDNMSVAGETIDYGPCAFMDEFSHDRVYSFIDQGGRYAYSNQMPIVLWNLSRLGECLLPLMPQDSNEAVRILENELMSTQAFLERRAHEKMCCKLGIFDHPGEQDKELVKDWLHYLEREKLDYTQSFRNLAELVNSGSYPGWFSPGNELKDFCDRWRRRIMQQGLDPEEIKKMMNEHNPVFIPRNHKIEEIIEAANQGDFSLFHEMNELLKNPYLEQEGFKSYTLPPRPEEVVANTFCGT
- a CDS encoding sensor histidine kinase, whose translation is MLNQTGNFACPGQGNGSRFLFIRRGQETQKITTETDRLKARIEQRDRFFSILAHDLKAPLAGFLSFLRMMVEDIDSFTREELQVALKDMQECAENQYMLLENILQWSLMQRGELSFMPERILLSDLLKNNASLASGPARQKGIKVESRVVHEIEIVADKNMLQAVFRNLVFNALKFTPENGLIQMSCRQHNGVAEVVVRDNGIGMDQKTLSGLFRPEKKTRRNGTNGEKGTGLGMVLSREFVSMHKGRIWAESSPGQGSVFYVQLPVIFHETAG
- a CDS encoding helix-turn-helix transcriptional regulator, whose amino-acid sequence is MKVRTYSRYTLRAISLLATLIKTGRLEKRIKTQELAERAGISRDLLYRIEKGDPRVELGVALEVAAIVGVPLFSADVSEIEERSKQASEKLALLPRAVRNRQMKANDDF